A single window of Ptychodera flava strain L36383 chromosome 3 unlocalized genomic scaffold, AS_Pfla_20210202 Scaffold_25__1_contigs__length_14229661_pilon, whole genome shotgun sequence DNA harbors:
- the LOC139125418 gene encoding tyrosine kinase receptor Cad96Ca-like, which translates to MIIFLWYRGLRLSSFLCQLRIRGNDVAESPEYINIHTEPTYVSLEDCVKERDDYLKAGDAILEFPRNRLFLKETLNEGQFSKIVKGEAWFIGGKDGVSDVIIKVAKGDNSVFKQEIEVMGTLSQVKRVIRILGCCTEEDPLCMIIEYAPNGSLRSLLENMKTWDTGERKNNELDLLRFAVSGAECMQCLLNNELSTDDVMLDGDTSRDVNSHCSSTS; encoded by the exons TTACGAATTCGTGGCAATGATGTAGCTGAGAGTCCTGAgtatataaacatacatacagaaccTACATACGTAAGTCTTGAAGATTGTGTGAAGGAACGAGATGACTACTTAAAGGCCGGTGACGCCATTTTGGAATTTCCAAGAAATCGCCTGTTTCTAAAGGAGACGCTAAACGAGGGACAATTCAGTAAGATAGTGAAGGGGGAAGCCTGGTTTATTGGCGGCAAAGATGGAGTAAGTGACGTCATCATTAAAGTTGCCAAAG GAGATAACAGTGTCTTCAAACAGGAAATAGAGGTGATGGGGACGCTGTCTCAAGTGAAGAGAGTGATACGAATTCTTGGCTGTTGCACTGAGGAAG ATCCTCTGTGCATGATCATAGAGTACGCCCCCAATGGATCGTTACGAAGTCTTCTAGAAAATATGAAGACTTGGGATACTGGTGAACGGAAAAACAATGAACTTGATCTTTTGAGGTTTGCAGTAAGTGGAGCAGAATGTATGCAGTGTCTTTTAAACAATGAG CTATCAACTGATGACGTCATGCTTGATGGAGATACCAGCCGAGATGTCAACAGTCACTGCTCGTCGACATCTTAG